One Prunus dulcis chromosome 8, ALMONDv2, whole genome shotgun sequence DNA window includes the following coding sequences:
- the LOC117637710 gene encoding piriformospora indica-insensitive protein 2: MAQFPLFHPFSKFTLLFLATLLSTVVISHQQQPLLSSTEQDAVYQVLDSINSAIPWRSLFPDDLCSSAPHGVVCDLFSNPDVSSPETAHVTELSFGYVSDYTPNPPCSPNSTIDPLLFTSFKYLRKLFFYQCFTETRVSVPEIPPSFGSSLEELVFVDNPSLVGSIGGILGNFTNLRRVVLTGNGFYGNIPDGVAHLVNLEELTLSRNQLGGEISLSFAKLKKLKVLDLGYNDFAGNVPESVGNLSELLKLDLTSNGFSGQIPESLKNMQRLELLDLSINQFSNSGVPLFLAEMPQLKQVHLSGNLLGGKIPEIWKNLGGILGIGLSDMGLVGEIPSSMGVHLKNLRYLALDNNKLEGTVPEEFGFLESVNEINLENNSLSGRVSLSRSFSAKFGHKLKLAGNPQLCVDDGFIFFSKTKSAAGLEQLKVCRKPHKPNPALLSVVSSSVQVVVPSKLLFATWVLFMLIFA; this comes from the coding sequence ATGGCTCAGTTTCCTCTGTTCCatccattttccaaatttaccctCCTCTTCCTCGCAACCCTCCTGTCCACAGTCGTCATTTCGCACCAGCAGCAACCCCTCCTCAGCTCCACTGAGCAAGACGCCGTCTACCAAGTCCTCGACTCCATCAACTCCGCCATCCCCTGGCGCTCCCTCTTCCCCGACGACCTCTGCTCCTCCGCCCCACACGGCGTCGTTTGCGACTTATTCTCCAACCCCGACGTTTCTTCCCCCGAAACGGCTCACGTCACCGAGCTGAGTTTCGGTTACGTTTCGGACTACACGCCCAACCCGCCTTGCTCTCCCAATTCCACCATCGACCCACTTCTCTTCACGTCCTTCAAATACCTCCGCAAGCTCTTCTTCTACCAATGCTTCACCGAAACGCGGGTCTCGGTCCCCGAAATTCCGCCGAGTTTCGGTTCAAGTTTGGAGGAGCTCGTGTTCGTGGACAACCCGTCTCTGGTGGGCTCCATCGGTGGCATACTGGGTAATTTcaccaacttgaggagggtAGTTCTGACCGGAAATGGGTTTTATGGGAACATCCCAGACGGGGTTGCCCACTTGGTCAACCTGGAAGAGTTGACTCTGTCTCGGAATCAACTCGGCGGCGAAATTTCTCTGAGTTTTGCCAAGTTGAAGAAACTGAAGGTTCTTGATCTGGGTTATAATGATTTTGCCGGAAATGTCCCTGAATCGGTCGGTAATCTCTCGGAGCTGTTGAAGCTGGACTTGACCTCCAATGGGTTTTCTGGTCAAATCCCAGAGAGCTTAAAGAACATGCAAAGGCTAGAGCTTTTGGACCTCAGCATCAACCAGTTTAGTAACTCTGGGGTTCCTCTGTTTTTGGCTGAGATGCCTCAGCTGAAACAAGTGCATTTGAGTGGGAACTTACTGGGAGGGAAGATTCCGGAAATATGGAAAAACCTGGGAGGTATTTTGGGAATAGGACTCTCAGATATGGGACTGGTTGGGGAAATTCCATCTTCAATGGGTGTGCATTTGAAGAATCTGAGATACCTTGCGCTTGACAATAACAAGCTTGAAGGGACAGTGCCTGAGGAGTTTGGATTCTTGGAATCTGTGAATGAGATTAATTTGGAGAACAATAGTCTGAGTGGTAGGGTTTCATTATCTCGCAGTTTTTCTGCCAAATTTGGGCACAAGCTGAAGTTGGCTGGAAACCCACAACTCTGTGTTGATGAtggcttcatcttcttctccaagaCTAAGAGTGCTGCTGGTTTGGAGCAATTGAAGGTTTGCAGAAAACCCCATAAACCTAATCCTGCCCTTCTCAGCGTGGTTTCTTCTTCAGTGCAGGTTGTTGTTCCTTCTAAGCTTCTGTTTGCCACTTGGGTTTTGTTCATGCTTATCTTTGCTTGA
- the LOC117637853 gene encoding CRIB domain-containing protein RIC7 encodes MANTANNTKMKGLLKGLRYISQIFDDNKGQEMQIGFPTDVKHVAHIGWEGPSTAAGSPSWMNEFQAPPGYSSGPLSNGETKEDPGVKWVSQDSSRKGSSRGARSPAHDTPDLPRASPQQTSSGHGDGGIDSPKRERSDKPKQTRRSSKNRDTTDSITRGIRQSMESIHGSESPQYPPDIPKKTRRKKSKDSSVGGASRKAKPHASSETCTDPGHQPATTYKCNSKDHLSQNSFQEGEDKGFT; translated from the exons ATGGCAAACACTGCAAATAACACAAAGATGAAGGGCCTCTTGAAAGGCCTAAGAtacatttctcaaatttttg ATGATAACAAAGGCCAAGAAATGCAGATTGGGTTTCCTACAGATGTAAAGCATGTGGCTCATATAGGATGGGAGGGTCCATCAACTGCTGCTGGTTCTCCAAGCTGG ATGAATGAGTTTCAAGCTCCACCTGGATATTCATCAGGACCTTTAAGCAATGGAGAGACAAAAGAGGATCCTGGGGTCAAATGGGTCTCTCAAG ATTCAAGCCGGAAGGGTAGTTCAAGGGGTGCTAGGTCTCCGGCACATGACACGCCGGATTTGCCAAGGGCGTCGCCACAGCAAACATCAAGTGGGCATGGAGATGGTGGAATCGACTCCCCTAAGAGGGAAAGATCAGATAAACCGAAGCAAACAAGGCGGTCTTCTAAGAATAGGGACACAACAGATAGTATTACTAGAGGTATCCGGCAATCCATGGAGTCAATTCATGGCAGTGAATCGCCGCAATACCCGCCAGACATCCCTAAGAAAACGCGGCGAAAGAAATCCAAAGATTCCTCTGTTGGGGGGGCATCAAGAAAGGCTAAACCCCATGCTAGTTCAGAAACATGCACAGATCCTGGACACCAACCTGCAACTACTTATAAATGTAATAGCAAAGACCATCTATCTCAGAATTCTTTTCAAGAGGGGGAAGACAAGGGATTTACATGA
- the LOC117637919 gene encoding glycolipid transfer protein 1-like, translating into MARSGTVFTSALEGTNHVKSETGEMLTKPFLDVCKHLLPVLDKFGAAFAPVKSDIGNNISRLDSKYSSNPSEFNLLYSLVQVEIEAKNAKSSSSCTNALLWLTRAMDYLVELFRNLHDNPDWPMSKACSEAYGKTLKKWHNWLASSSFSVGIKLAPDRKKFMDILGGETPDLNSDIGKFCTNFSPLLQENHKFLDSVGMDNVKA; encoded by the exons ATGGCAAGATCAGGAACTGTTTTCACTTCTGCTTTGGAAGGGACGAACCATGTTAAATCCGAAACGGGAGAGATGCTCACCAAGCCTTTCTTGGATGTATGCAAACACTTGCTGCCCGTTTTAG ATAAGTTTGGAGCTGCCTTTGCGCCTGTGAAATCTGATATTGGTAACAACATATCG AGATTGGACTCTAAGTATTCGTCGAACCCATCAGAATTCAACCTCTTGTACAGTCTAGTCCAGGTTGAGATTGAAGCCAAAAACGCAAAATCCTCATCCAGTTGCACAAATGCTCTACTCTGGCTAACAAG GGCCATGGACTACTTGGTGGAGCTGTTCCGGAATCTGCATGATAATCCAGACTGGCCAATGTCCAAGGCTTGTTCCGAGGCCTACGGCAAGACCTTGAAAAAATGGCATAACTGGCTAGCTAGCTCAAGTTTTAGT GTTGGAATTAAGCTTGCACCAGATAGGAAGAAATTTATGGACATATTAGGTGGTGAAACACCTGATTTGAATTCTGACATTGGTAAATTCTGCACAAACTTCTCTCCACTGCTCCAAGAGAATCATAAGTTCTTG GACTCTGTTGGAATGGACAATGTGAAAGCTTGA
- the LOC117636532 gene encoding casein kinase 1-like protein 6 isoform X1, which produces MEHVIAGKFKLGRKIGSGSFGELYLGVNVQTGEEVAVKLEPGKTKHPQLHYESKLYMLLQGGTGIPHLKWFGVEGDYNIMVIDLLGPSLEDLFNYCNRKFTLKTVLMLADQLINRVEYMHSRGFLHRDIKPDNFLMGLGRKANQVYAIDFGLAKKYRDLQTHRHIPYRENKNLTGTARYASVNTHLGIEQSRRDDLESLGYVLMYFLRGSLPWQGLKAGTKKQKYDKISEKKMSTPIEVLCRSHPSEFVSYFHYCRSLRFEDKPDYSYLKRLFRDLFIREGYQFDYVFDWTVLKYPQIGGSSRGWHANGKAGLSAGPSMERTERVSVGKEIRERFSGAVEAFSRRNTSGSSPRQDHLKHRSFEDAPSSKDVHHDSERGRSSSRYGSTSRKAIINSKPSSSAGDQSHSDGRTSRLVSSSSRPSTTQRGHLGYEPKRSAAARGTRDDPLRSFELLSIRK; this is translated from the exons ATGGAGCATGTGATTGCTGGGAAGTTTAAGTTGGGGAGGAAGATTGGGAGTGGCTCTTTTGGGGAACTCTATTTAG GTGTAAATGTGCAAACTGGAGAGGAGGTGGCTGTTAAGCTG GAACCTGGGAAGACCAAGCATCCCCAGCTTCACTATGAGTCAAAATTGTATATGCTTCTTCAAGGAGGAA CGGGCATACCTCACCTCAAGTGGTTTGGAGTTGAGGGTGACTACAACATCATGGTTATTGATCTTCTTGGACCAAGTTTGGAAGATTTGTTCAACTACTGTAATAGGAAGTTCACATTGAAAACAGTGTTGATGCTTGCAGATCAATTA ATTAACAGAGTTGAATACATGCACTCAAGAGGTTTTCTTCACCGTGATATAAAGCCTGACAACTTTTTAATGGGCCTAGGGCGTAAAGCCAATCAG GTGTATGCTATTGATTTTGGTCTAGCAAAGAAGTATAGGGATCTTCAGACTCATAGGCACATACCATACAg GGAGAACAAGAACCTCACAGGCACTGCTCGCTATGCAAGTGTTAACACTCACCTTGGAATTG AGCAAAGCAGAAGAGATGATCTGGAATCTCTTGGTTATGTTCTAATGTATTTCCTAAGAGGAAG CCTTCCCTGGCAAGGTTTAAAAGCTGgcacaaaaaagcaaaagtacGATAAAAtcagtgaaaaaaaaatgtcaactCCTATAGAG GTGCTGTGCAGATCACATCCATCTGAGTTTGTATCCTACTTTCATTATTGCCGATCATTGCGGTTTGAAGACAAGCCAGATTATTCTTATTTGAAGAGGCTTTTCCGAGACTTATTTATTCGAGAAG GTTATCAATTTGACTATGTATTTGACTGGACTGTATTGAAGTACCCTCAGATTGGTGGCAGCTCTAGAGGATGG CATGCCAATGGAAAAGCAGGTTTAAGCGCCGGGCCATCTATGGAAAGAACAGAAAGAGTCTCag TAGGGAAAGAGATTCGAGAAAGATTCTCAGGTGCAGTTGAAGCATTTTCGAGGAGAAATACTTCAGGTTCTAGTCCACGCCAGGATCATTTGAAACACAGGTCTTTTGAGGATGCACCTTCATCCAAAGATGTG CACCATGATTCTGAAAGGGGACGCAGTTCCTCTCGATACGGCAGCACTTCAAGAAAAGCTATTATAAACAGTAAGCCAAGTTCCTCAGCTGGTGATCAAAGTCACAGTGATGGCCGCACAAGCCGATTAGTCTCAAGCAGTAGCCGCCCTTCTACCACACAGAGAGGTCATTTGGGGTATGAACCCAAGCGCTCTGCAGCTGCAAGAGGCACACGTGATGATCCTCTCCGGAGCTTTGAGCTCCTTTCAATCAGGAAGTAA
- the LOC117636532 gene encoding casein kinase 1-like protein 7 isoform X2: protein MEHVIAGKFKLGRKIGSGSFGELYLGVNVQTGEEVAVKLEPGKTKHPQLHYESKLYMLLQGGTGIPHLKWFGVEGDYNIMVIDLLGPSLEDLFNYCNRKFTLKTVLMLADQLINRVEYMHSRGFLHRDIKPDNFLMGLGRKANQVYAIDFGLAKKYRDLQTHRHIPYRENKNLTGTARYASVNTHLGIEQSRRDDLESLGYVLMYFLRGSLPWQGLKAGTKKQKYDKISEKKMSTPIEVLCRSHPSEFVSYFHYCRSLRFEDKPDYSYLKRLFRDLFIREGYQFDYVFDWTVLKYPQIGGSSRGWHANGKAGLSAGPSMERTERVSGKEIRERFSGAVEAFSRRNTSGSSPRQDHLKHRSFEDAPSSKDVHHDSERGRSSSRYGSTSRKAIINSKPSSSAGDQSHSDGRTSRLVSSSSRPSTTQRGHLGYEPKRSAAARGTRDDPLRSFELLSIRK from the exons ATGGAGCATGTGATTGCTGGGAAGTTTAAGTTGGGGAGGAAGATTGGGAGTGGCTCTTTTGGGGAACTCTATTTAG GTGTAAATGTGCAAACTGGAGAGGAGGTGGCTGTTAAGCTG GAACCTGGGAAGACCAAGCATCCCCAGCTTCACTATGAGTCAAAATTGTATATGCTTCTTCAAGGAGGAA CGGGCATACCTCACCTCAAGTGGTTTGGAGTTGAGGGTGACTACAACATCATGGTTATTGATCTTCTTGGACCAAGTTTGGAAGATTTGTTCAACTACTGTAATAGGAAGTTCACATTGAAAACAGTGTTGATGCTTGCAGATCAATTA ATTAACAGAGTTGAATACATGCACTCAAGAGGTTTTCTTCACCGTGATATAAAGCCTGACAACTTTTTAATGGGCCTAGGGCGTAAAGCCAATCAG GTGTATGCTATTGATTTTGGTCTAGCAAAGAAGTATAGGGATCTTCAGACTCATAGGCACATACCATACAg GGAGAACAAGAACCTCACAGGCACTGCTCGCTATGCAAGTGTTAACACTCACCTTGGAATTG AGCAAAGCAGAAGAGATGATCTGGAATCTCTTGGTTATGTTCTAATGTATTTCCTAAGAGGAAG CCTTCCCTGGCAAGGTTTAAAAGCTGgcacaaaaaagcaaaagtacGATAAAAtcagtgaaaaaaaaatgtcaactCCTATAGAG GTGCTGTGCAGATCACATCCATCTGAGTTTGTATCCTACTTTCATTATTGCCGATCATTGCGGTTTGAAGACAAGCCAGATTATTCTTATTTGAAGAGGCTTTTCCGAGACTTATTTATTCGAGAAG GTTATCAATTTGACTATGTATTTGACTGGACTGTATTGAAGTACCCTCAGATTGGTGGCAGCTCTAGAGGATGG CATGCCAATGGAAAAGCAGGTTTAAGCGCCGGGCCATCTATGGAAAGAACAGAAAGAGTCTCag GGAAAGAGATTCGAGAAAGATTCTCAGGTGCAGTTGAAGCATTTTCGAGGAGAAATACTTCAGGTTCTAGTCCACGCCAGGATCATTTGAAACACAGGTCTTTTGAGGATGCACCTTCATCCAAAGATGTG CACCATGATTCTGAAAGGGGACGCAGTTCCTCTCGATACGGCAGCACTTCAAGAAAAGCTATTATAAACAGTAAGCCAAGTTCCTCAGCTGGTGATCAAAGTCACAGTGATGGCCGCACAAGCCGATTAGTCTCAAGCAGTAGCCGCCCTTCTACCACACAGAGAGGTCATTTGGGGTATGAACCCAAGCGCTCTGCAGCTGCAAGAGGCACACGTGATGATCCTCTCCGGAGCTTTGAGCTCCTTTCAATCAGGAAGTAA
- the LOC117637110 gene encoding vacuolar protein sorting-associated protein 2 homolog 3, whose translation MNIFSKKPTAKEALRESKREMANATRGIEKEIGALQLEEKKLVAEIKRTAKTGNEAATKILARQLVRLRQQISNLQGSRAQMRGIATHTQAMHAQSSVAVGMKGASKAMAAMNKQMAPAKQAQVIREFQKQSAQMDMTTEMMSDAIDDALDDDEAEEETDELTNQVLDEIGVDVASQLSAAPKGRIAAKNTEGVGSSGTDELEKRLAALRNP comes from the exons ATGAACATCTTCAGTAAGAAACCCACCGCCAAAG AGGCTCTTCGGGAGAGCAAGAGAGAAATGGCTAATGCTACTAGAg GAATAGAGAAGGAAATTGGAGCATTGCAATTAGAA GAAAAAAAGCTTGTTGCTGAGATAAAGAGAACGGCAAAAACAGGAAATGAG GCTGCAACTAAAATACTAGCCAGGCAGCTAGTCAGGCTTAGGCAACAGATATCTAACTTACAAGGAAGTCGAGCTCAAATGAGAGGAATAGCAACTCATACGCAG GCAATGCATGCTCAGTCATCAGTTGCTGTTGGCATGAAAGGTGCTAGTAAGGCGATGGCAGCTATGAATAAG CAAATGGCTCCTGCGAAGCAGGCACAGGTGATACGCGAATTTCAGAAGCAATCTGCACAGATGGATATGACT ACTGAAATGATGTCCGACGCAATAGATGATGCCttggatgatgatgaggcAGAAGAGGAAACAGACGAGCTGACAAACCAG GTGCTGGATGAAATTGGCGTTGATGTCGCCTCACAG CTGTCAGCAGCTCCCAAAGGAAGAATTGCAGCGAAGAACACTGAGGGTGTTGGCAG TTCTGGCACTGATGAACTTGAGAAAAGATTGGCAGCTCTTCGAAATCCATGA
- the LOC117637077 gene encoding serine/threonine protein phosphatase 2A regulatory subunit B''alpha-like isoform X1 — translation MDIDAVVGDVGSFDPELLQLPELSPFALKASPQIAEDLYAQWLSLPQTGRLVKSLIDDATAGIPINALGNSSSANAAGSNSLPSMFQAGSTPPLSPRSSPGSPRFSKLKTSPSSLRSPLKVVSEPVREAIPQFYFQNGRPPPKELQEHCLSRINDLFGGHMDGLQLHEFKLVTKELCKLPTFFSSAIFKKIDTSCSGIVTRDAFVRYWVDGNMLTMDTATQIFKILKQSDSNYLTQVDFKPILLELVATHPGLEFLHGTPEFQERYAETVIYRIFYYINRSGNGRLTLRELKRGNLIAAMQHADEEEDINKVLRYFSYEHFYVIYCKFWELDTDHDFLIDKENLIRYGNHALTYRIVDRVFSQIPRKFTSKVEGKMGYEDFVYFMLSEEDKSCEPSLEYWFKCIDLDGNGVLTPNELQFFYEEQLHRMECMAQEPVLFEDILCQIVDMIAPEREDYLTLADLKGCKLSGNVFNILFNLNKFIAFESRDPFLIRQEREDPTLTEWDRFAHREYIRLSMEEDGENASNGSVEVWDESLEAPF, via the exons ATGGATATAGACGCGGTTGTAGGGGATGTTGGTTCTTTCGATCCTGAGCTTTTACAGCTCCCGGAATTGTCTCCGTTTGCGCTTAAAGCTAGTCCCCAAATTGCCGAGGATTTGTACGCACAGTGGCTTTCGCTTCCTCAAACCGGTCGATTG GTGAAATCTCTAATTGATGATGCAACCGCAGGCATTCCCATCAATGCCCTTGGGAACTCTTCAAGTGCAAATGCTGCCGGGAGCAATTCATTACCTTCCATGTTTCAGGCTGGAAGTACACCCCCACTTTCACCGAGAAGTTCCCCTGGTTCTCCTCGCTTTTCAAAGCTGAAAACTAGTCCTTCTTCTCTGCGATCTCCGCTAAAAGTGGTTAGTGAACCAGTTCGAGAAGCCATTCCTCAG TTCTATTTTCAAAATGGCCGTCCACCACCAAAGGAACTTCAGGAGCATTGTCTTTCTAGAATTAATGACCTTTTCGGTGGTCATATGGATGGATTGCAACTTCACG AGTTTAAGTTGGTTACGAAGGAGTTATGCAAGCTACCaacatttttctcttctgctATCTTTAAAAAGATAGATACTAGCTGCAGCGGGATAGTGACCAG GGATGCATTCGTCAGATATTGGGTCGATGGCAATATGCTGACAATGGATACAGCAActcaaatatttaaaattctAAAGCAGTCTGATAGCAATTACCTTACTCAG GTAGACTTCAAACCCATTCTTCTAGAGCTTGTGGCAACCCATCCAGGGTTGGAATTTTTACATGGAACTCCTGAATTTCAAGAAAGATATG CTGAAACTGTAATATACAGAATATTTTACTACATAAATAGATCAGGAAACGGTCGCCTTACCCTCAGGGAGCTGAAACGAGGAAATCTAATTGCTGCCATGCAACATGCAGATGAGGAAGAGGACATTAACAAAGTTCTGAG GTACTTCTCTTATGAACATTTTTATGTTATATACTGCAAATTTTGGGAGCTGGACACGGACCATGATTTCTTGATTGACAAAGAGAACCTCATTAGATATGGTAACCATGCCCTTACCTACAGGATTGTTGATAGAGTATTTTCGCAG ATTCCAAGAAAGTTTACTAGCAAGGTTGAAGGGAAGATGGGTTATGAGGATTTTGTTTACTTCATGCTGTCGGAGGAGGATAAGTCGTGTGAGCCTAGCCTTGAGTATTG GTTCAAATGTATAGATTTGGATGGAAATGGAGTCCTTACACCCAATGAGTTGCAGTTCTTTTATGAGGAGCAGCTGCATCGTATGGAATGCATGGCCCAAGAACCTGTTCTGTTCGAGGATATTTTGTGCCAAATAGTTGACATGATTGCACCAGAG AGGGAAGATTATCTCACACTAGCTGACTTGAAAGGATGCAAACTTTCAGGAAATGTCTTCAATATCCTTTTCAACCTTAATAAGTTTATAGCTTTTGAAAGTCGTGATCCATTTCTTATTCGCCAG GAACGCGAGGATCCAACTTTGACAGAGTGGGACCGCTTTGCACACAGAGAATATATAAGGCTGTCAATGGAAGAAGATGGTGAGAATGCCTCTAATGGAAGTGTAGAAGTATGGGATGAATCACTCGAGGCTCCTTTTTAA
- the LOC117637077 gene encoding serine/threonine protein phosphatase 2A regulatory subunit B''alpha-like isoform X2, whose protein sequence is MDIDAVVGDVGSFDPELLQLPELSPFALKASPQIAEDLYAQWLSLPQTGRLVKSLIDDATAGIPINALGNSSSANAAGSNSLPSMFQAGSTPPLSPRSSPGSPRFSKLKTSPSSLRSPLKVFYFQNGRPPPKELQEHCLSRINDLFGGHMDGLQLHEFKLVTKELCKLPTFFSSAIFKKIDTSCSGIVTRDAFVRYWVDGNMLTMDTATQIFKILKQSDSNYLTQVDFKPILLELVATHPGLEFLHGTPEFQERYAETVIYRIFYYINRSGNGRLTLRELKRGNLIAAMQHADEEEDINKVLRYFSYEHFYVIYCKFWELDTDHDFLIDKENLIRYGNHALTYRIVDRVFSQIPRKFTSKVEGKMGYEDFVYFMLSEEDKSCEPSLEYWFKCIDLDGNGVLTPNELQFFYEEQLHRMECMAQEPVLFEDILCQIVDMIAPEREDYLTLADLKGCKLSGNVFNILFNLNKFIAFESRDPFLIRQEREDPTLTEWDRFAHREYIRLSMEEDGENASNGSVEVWDESLEAPF, encoded by the exons ATGGATATAGACGCGGTTGTAGGGGATGTTGGTTCTTTCGATCCTGAGCTTTTACAGCTCCCGGAATTGTCTCCGTTTGCGCTTAAAGCTAGTCCCCAAATTGCCGAGGATTTGTACGCACAGTGGCTTTCGCTTCCTCAAACCGGTCGATTG GTGAAATCTCTAATTGATGATGCAACCGCAGGCATTCCCATCAATGCCCTTGGGAACTCTTCAAGTGCAAATGCTGCCGGGAGCAATTCATTACCTTCCATGTTTCAGGCTGGAAGTACACCCCCACTTTCACCGAGAAGTTCCCCTGGTTCTCCTCGCTTTTCAAAGCTGAAAACTAGTCCTTCTTCTCTGCGATCTCCGCTAAAAGTG TTCTATTTTCAAAATGGCCGTCCACCACCAAAGGAACTTCAGGAGCATTGTCTTTCTAGAATTAATGACCTTTTCGGTGGTCATATGGATGGATTGCAACTTCACG AGTTTAAGTTGGTTACGAAGGAGTTATGCAAGCTACCaacatttttctcttctgctATCTTTAAAAAGATAGATACTAGCTGCAGCGGGATAGTGACCAG GGATGCATTCGTCAGATATTGGGTCGATGGCAATATGCTGACAATGGATACAGCAActcaaatatttaaaattctAAAGCAGTCTGATAGCAATTACCTTACTCAG GTAGACTTCAAACCCATTCTTCTAGAGCTTGTGGCAACCCATCCAGGGTTGGAATTTTTACATGGAACTCCTGAATTTCAAGAAAGATATG CTGAAACTGTAATATACAGAATATTTTACTACATAAATAGATCAGGAAACGGTCGCCTTACCCTCAGGGAGCTGAAACGAGGAAATCTAATTGCTGCCATGCAACATGCAGATGAGGAAGAGGACATTAACAAAGTTCTGAG GTACTTCTCTTATGAACATTTTTATGTTATATACTGCAAATTTTGGGAGCTGGACACGGACCATGATTTCTTGATTGACAAAGAGAACCTCATTAGATATGGTAACCATGCCCTTACCTACAGGATTGTTGATAGAGTATTTTCGCAG ATTCCAAGAAAGTTTACTAGCAAGGTTGAAGGGAAGATGGGTTATGAGGATTTTGTTTACTTCATGCTGTCGGAGGAGGATAAGTCGTGTGAGCCTAGCCTTGAGTATTG GTTCAAATGTATAGATTTGGATGGAAATGGAGTCCTTACACCCAATGAGTTGCAGTTCTTTTATGAGGAGCAGCTGCATCGTATGGAATGCATGGCCCAAGAACCTGTTCTGTTCGAGGATATTTTGTGCCAAATAGTTGACATGATTGCACCAGAG AGGGAAGATTATCTCACACTAGCTGACTTGAAAGGATGCAAACTTTCAGGAAATGTCTTCAATATCCTTTTCAACCTTAATAAGTTTATAGCTTTTGAAAGTCGTGATCCATTTCTTATTCGCCAG GAACGCGAGGATCCAACTTTGACAGAGTGGGACCGCTTTGCACACAGAGAATATATAAGGCTGTCAATGGAAGAAGATGGTGAGAATGCCTCTAATGGAAGTGTAGAAGTATGGGATGAATCACTCGAGGCTCCTTTTTAA
- the LOC117637146 gene encoding 60S ribosomal protein L14-1 — MPFKRYVEIGRVALVNYGKDYGRLVVIVDVLDQNRALVDAPDMVRTQLNFKRLTLTDITIDIKRVPKKKTLLAAMEAADVKNKWENSSWGRKLIVQKRRAALNDFDRFKLMLAKIKRAGIIRQELTKLKKESAA; from the exons ATGCCGTTCAAGAGATACGTTGAGATCGGACGAGTGGCTCTCGTCAACTACGGGAAAGACTACGGCAGGCTCGTCGTGATCGTCGATGTCCTCGACCAAAACAGG GCTCTTGTTGATGCCCCTGACATGGTGAGGACCcaattgaatttcaagagGCTTACACTCACTGATATTACCATTGACATCAAAAGGGTTCCTAAGAAGAAGACTCTGCTTGCTGCCATGGAGGCTgctg ACGTAAAGAACAAATGGGAAAACAGCTCGTGGGGCAGGAAGCTGATAGTGCAGAAGAGAAGAGCTGCACTAAATGACTTTGATAGGTTTAAGCTCATGTTGGCAAAGATCAAG AGGGCGGGAATCATCAGGCAGGAGCTAACGAAACTCAAAAAGGAGAGTGCAGCCTGA